The segment AAGTCATTTTCCTTAGCCTACTACAGGTGTCTGAAAAAGTCCAAAGGTTAATGAATCTTTAAGGAACCAATAATGCTATTAAATAGTTTTCCTATTTGCACTTATCTCTGGAGCCGGATTTACACTTCTTCCCATCAATCCAGGTGGCACCGGACAGGTTTGCACCGGTAAAGTTTGTATTGGACAGCTTTGCGCCGGATAAATTTGCACCGGAAAGGTTTGAATCCCAGAAGTTTGTGCCGGTAAGATTTACACCAGAAAGGTTTGCATTGGATAAATTTGTATTGGAGAGGTCAATGTTGGAAAGGTTTGCGTTTGAAAGGTCACAATTGACACATTCAGTAGATGTGTTGAGTTTCTTCAGGTGGGCTTCATTGAATGCATATAATATGCTTGTCATCAGAAATAATTGAATCATAAGAAAAACAAAAACTAATCCA is part of the Pseudomonadota bacterium genome and harbors:
- a CDS encoding pentapeptide repeat-containing protein, whose product is MAKKRIGLVFVFLMIQLFLMTSILYAFNEAHLKKLNTSTECVNCDLSNANLSNIDLSNTNLSNANLSGVNLTGTNFWDSNLSGANLSGAKLSNTNFTGANLSGATWIDGKKCKSGSRDKCK